The following proteins are encoded in a genomic region of Methylococcales bacterium:
- a CDS encoding ComEA family DNA-binding protein translates to MKKIFLLLALFSANVFATPVNVNTADAQTIASSLNGIGEKKAQAIIEYREKNGDFKTIDSLTEVAGIGAKTVEKNKEDILLTDKVEKEVKTQVKKPEAKEKK, encoded by the coding sequence ATGAAAAAGATATTTCTATTACTAGCATTATTTTCAGCAAATGTATTTGCAACCCCTGTTAACGTAAATACCGCCGATGCACAAACCATTGCAAGCTCATTAAATGGTATTGGAGAGAAAAAAGCCCAAGCGATTATTGAGTATCGTGAAAAAAATGGGGATTTTAAAACGATAGATTCGTTAACGGAAGTGGCGGGTATTGGTGCTAAAACAGTTGAAAAAAATAAAGAAGATATTTTATTAACTGATAAAGTTGAAAAAGAGGTGAAAACTCAAGTTAAAAAACCAGAAGCTAAAGAGAAAAAATAG
- a CDS encoding polyamine aminopropyltransferase, which translates to MTKKHLDWVVLTILAIGAGCGLVYEYLLSHYAGRILGAVEEAIFGIISVMMIFMGIGSFLARHIKNPFAGFAWLELLLAFVGASSVLLIGGIFSLSHLFPALLAETFALPPDLIPKGGVIQTIESLARGTPYVVAALLGGLIGMEIPLIGEIRSQLHADQLKNNAGSIYGIDYLGAGVGAFLWVFLMLSLEVSLAGALTASVNLFIGAVFFYLFKDKIPSAPYLLLAHAVVALWVLQIFTYGANWSATMEDMLYQDKVIYRTNTRYQHLVISERLTDPTKPSVLTFFINGRTQFASNDEHIYHSMLTYPALAASARQDKILIIGGGDGLALRDILRWNPQHVLLLDLDHELVALFKTPKIEQGNVINQRLLEANKGSFNDKRVKTKFGDAFVSINQLIRENKLFDTIIIDLPDPNHPDLNKLYSTRFYHKVFNLLAGDGAMVVQSTSPYHAKNTFISIGKTIKYAGFAHVQQYHHNVPSFGEWGFTIATKNGQSAKQRLQQLDTLKVDDGWITQALMLAAFEFGKNFYQQAESVKINRLGSMVAYQYHRSDWQKEMGLYQQ; encoded by the coding sequence TTGACTAAAAAACATTTAGATTGGGTGGTCTTAACCATTTTAGCGATTGGCGCAGGCTGTGGTTTGGTCTATGAATATTTATTATCACATTATGCGGGCCGTATTTTAGGCGCGGTTGAAGAGGCTATCTTCGGCATTATTTCGGTGATGATGATTTTTATGGGAATCGGCTCTTTTTTAGCACGCCATATTAAAAACCCTTTTGCAGGGTTTGCATGGTTAGAATTGTTACTTGCTTTCGTCGGAGCAAGTAGTGTGTTATTAATTGGGGGAATTTTTTCCTTATCCCATTTATTTCCCGCGCTTTTAGCTGAAACCTTTGCATTACCGCCTGATTTAATTCCTAAAGGGGGCGTTATTCAAACCATTGAATCACTTGCTCGCGGAACGCCTTATGTCGTTGCCGCGTTATTAGGCGGGTTAATTGGAATGGAAATTCCTCTAATCGGTGAAATTCGTAGCCAGTTACATGCAGACCAGTTAAAAAATAATGCAGGGTCTATTTATGGTATTGATTATTTAGGCGCGGGAGTCGGTGCCTTTTTGTGGGTATTTTTAATGCTCTCATTGGAAGTTTCACTCGCAGGCGCATTAACGGCCTCGGTTAATTTATTTATTGGGGCGGTCTTTTTTTATTTATTTAAAGATAAAATTCCTTCAGCCCCTTATTTACTCTTAGCCCATGCCGTTGTTGCATTATGGGTCTTACAAATTTTTACCTATGGTGCAAATTGGTCAGCAACGATGGAAGATATGTTGTACCAAGATAAAGTTATTTATCGTACCAATACTCGTTATCAACATTTAGTCATTAGTGAGCGTTTAACCGATCCTACTAAACCTAGTGTGTTAACTTTTTTTATTAATGGTCGAACACAATTTGCCAGTAATGATGAGCATATTTATCATTCGATGCTGACCTATCCCGCGCTTGCAGCGTCTGCACGACAAGATAAAATTTTAATTATTGGGGGAGGTGATGGCTTAGCCTTACGCGATATATTACGCTGGAACCCTCAACATGTACTATTATTAGACTTAGATCATGAATTAGTGGCTTTATTTAAAACGCCCAAAATAGAACAGGGAAACGTTATTAATCAACGCTTATTGGAGGCCAATAAAGGGTCGTTTAACGATAAGCGAGTAAAAACAAAGTTTGGGGATGCTTTTGTCAGTATTAATCAATTAATTAGAGAAAATAAATTGTTTGATACCATTATTATTGACTTACCTGATCCTAATCATCCTGATTTAAATAAACTGTATAGTACGCGATTTTATCATAAGGTTTTCAATCTATTAGCAGGCGATGGGGCAATGGTAGTACAATCAACCAGCCCTTACCATGCGAAAAATACGTTTATTAGTATTGGTAAAACGATTAAATATGCGGGGTTTGCTCACGTACAGCAATATCATCATAATGTCCCTTCATTTGGGGAGTGGGGGTTTACCATTGCGACTAAAAATGGGCAATCTGCAAAACAACGACTGCAACAACTAGATACCTTAAAAGTGGACGATGGTTGGATAACACAGGCATTAATGTTAGCGGCATTTGAATTTGGTAAAAATTTTTATCAACAAGCAGAATCGGTAAAAATTAATCGTTTAGGCTCTATGGTGGCGTATCAATACCATCGTAGTGATTGGCAAAAAGAAATGGGATTGTATCAACAATAA
- a CDS encoding potassium channel family protein: protein MMIFQRYFNWRRNAKLSFEEDVLKLSLLRATVLLFVIISVHVYLMGVFEGFSWQDGLWLTFTTLSTTGYGDISASTSEGKIATVLLLYLGGIFILAKTAGDYFEYRASIRFKKIRGFWKWSMSNHILIINTPSQQGEQFFVRLLKNLHNSGMQGHTVQILTTRFPDGLPSRLSKMSGLIHYTGSGTNYDDLQAVNVEQAKYIRLVL from the coding sequence ATGATGATTTTTCAACGTTATTTTAATTGGCGACGTAATGCTAAATTATCATTCGAGGAAGATGTTTTAAAGCTATCATTATTACGTGCGACGGTATTATTATTTGTTATTATTAGTGTTCATGTTTATTTGATGGGCGTGTTTGAAGGGTTTAGTTGGCAAGATGGCTTGTGGTTAACTTTTACAACCCTTTCAACAACAGGCTATGGTGATATTAGTGCCAGTACCTCAGAAGGTAAAATAGCAACGGTTCTCTTATTATATTTAGGGGGCATTTTTATTTTGGCTAAAACGGCCGGCGATTATTTTGAATATCGTGCGAGCATTCGTTTTAAGAAAATACGCGGTTTTTGGAAATGGTCTATGTCAAATCATATTTTAATTATCAACACCCCGTCACAGCAAGGTGAACAATTTTTTGTCCGTCTACTTAAAAATTTACACAATAGCGGGATGCAAGGACACACGGTACAAATTTTAACAACGCGCTTTCCAGACGGTTTACCGAGTCGATTGTCAAAAATGTCAGGCCTCATTCATTATACGGGCAGTGGTACAAATTATGATGATTTACAGGCGGTGAATGTAGAGCAAGCTAAGTATATTAGACTTGTTCTTTAA
- a CDS encoding transposase family protein has translation MGVSFPGKNHDYGMFKKEFNPELNWFSNFNIFIDLGYLGFNNEYKTNSVNIPHKKPNKSKHNPNPTLTENQKKENKEMSRERVIVEHVIGGMKRYRCLVDKFRNKKEGVKDLFSFLAAILWNFNMIY, from the coding sequence ATTGGGGTTAGTTTTCCAGGTAAAAATCATGATTATGGAATGTTTAAAAAAGAATTTAATCCAGAATTAAATTGGTTTAGTAATTTTAATATATTTATTGATTTAGGTTATTTGGGGTTTAATAATGAATATAAAACTAATTCGGTAAATATTCCTCATAAAAAACCAAATAAATCTAAGCATAATCCAAACCCAACATTAACAGAAAATCAAAAAAAAGAAAACAAAGAGATGAGTCGTGAAAGAGTCATTGTTGAGCATGTAATCGGTGGAATGAAAAGATATAGATGCCTAGTTGACAAGTTTAGAAATAAAAAAGAAGGTGTAAAAGATTTATTTTCTTTTTTAGCGGCTATCCTATGGAATTTTAACATGATATATTAA